The following coding sequences are from one Thamnophis elegans isolate rThaEle1 chromosome 5, rThaEle1.pri, whole genome shotgun sequence window:
- the PTPN7 gene encoding tyrosine-protein phosphatase non-receptor type 7, protein MLQKQTRRKLRMEKATHSNQEVKKHVRLQDRRGSNVSLVLDMSSLSNTEPIVQISTPRDVTVQFLNTASHVLTQKILQEWSCNLEELQEEFAKIPSNFITPEELNIPGRAAKDRYKSILPNPQSRVCLKRVNSQEEESYINANYIRGYASQKKAYIATQGPMLNTINDFWTMVWQEETPLIVMLTKLKETKEKCICYWPEREASYGPFRIQVQDIWECDDYTIRSFSLQFKDEFRTVKHIVFSSWPDQRTPESAKVLLHLIFEVEKILMAAQNEGPIVVHCSAGIGRTGCFIAIQIGCQQLKDKGEVDILGIVCQLRIDRGGMIQTSEQYQFIHHILAMYASQLSEFTDN, encoded by the exons ATGCTGCAGAAGCAAACAAGAAGAAAACTGAGAATGGAAAAGGCTACCCACAGCAATCAGGAAGTTAAGAAACATGTGCGCCTGCAAGATCG AAGGGGTTCCAATGTGTCATTGGTGTTGGACATGAGTTCTCTGAGCAACACTGAACCCATTGTGCAAATCTCCACTCCTAGAGATGTCACAGTGCAGTTTTTGAACACTGCCAGTCATGTCCTAACACAGAAGATACTCCAGGAATGGAGCTGCAATCTGGAAGAGCTTCAAGAGGAGTTTGCG AAAATCCCCTCAAACTTCATCACTCCAGAAGAACTCAACATTCCTGGTCGGGCAGCGAAGGATAGATACAAATCCATCCTACCAA ATCCCCAGAGCCGTGTCTGTCTCAAGAGAGTCAACAGCCAAGAAGAGGAGTCTTACATAAATGCAAATTACATCCGG GGTTATGCGAGCCAGAAGAAGGCCTATATTGCCACACAGGGACCCATGCTAAATACAATCAATGACTTCTGGACAATGGTGTGGCAAGAAGAAACTCCACTCATAGTTATGCTCACCAAACTCAAAGAAACGAAAGAG AAATGTATCTGTTACTGGCCTGAAAGAGAAGCATCCTATGGACCATTTAGAATTCAAGTGCAAGACATTTGGGAATGTGATGACTACACCATTCGTAGCTTTTCCCTGCag TTCAAAGACGAATTTCGCACTGTGAAACACATTGTCTTCTCATCCTGGCCAGACCAGAGGACACCAGAATCAGCCAAGGTGCTCTTGCATTTGATTTTTGAGGTGGAGAAAATTCTAATGGCTGCCCAAAACGAGGGACCAATTGTTGTGCACTGTAG TGCAGGCATTGGACGGACAGGCTGCTTTATTGCTATTCAGATTGGATGCCAGCAACTAAAGGACAAAGGAGAAGTAGATATTTTGGGAATTGTCTGCCAGCTACGCATAGACAG AGGTGGAATGATACAAACCAGTGAACAATACCAGTTTATCCATCATATACTTGCTATGTATGCCTCACAGCTTTCCGAGTTCACAGACAACTAA